Below is a genomic region from Catenuloplanes atrovinosus.
TGGCGGGCCGGCGCGGCCCGGTCGGAGGCGGACGGCGCCGGGCTGGGGCTGGCCATCGTGGCGGAGGTGATCCACGCCCACGGCGGCGACGTGGGCATCGACGGCTCCACCGTGTGGTGCACGCTGCCGCGCCCGGCCTGAGTTCACGACGAACTCTCATCCGGCTCGCACCGCACCGGCATCCGCGCCTGGTGGCATGGCCGTCATGCCGAAGAGACAATGGATCGTCGCCGGAGCGCTCGTGGCGGCGCTGGCCGTACCGGTCGCGGTGGACCGCACCGTGGCCGCCGTGGCCGAGAACCGGGTCGCCGCGCTGCTGAGCTGCGCCACCGGGGCCACCGGGGACCTGGACGTGACCATCGGCGGCTTCCCGTTCCTCACCCAGTTGGTACGCGGCGCGTTCGACCAGGTACGGCTGCGCGCGGACGCGGTGACGGTCCGGGACGTCGCGCTGCACGACATCGACATCGAGGCGCACGGCCTGCGCGGCACGTCCGTGGACTCGCTGACCGCCACCGGCGTGCTCGCGTGGTCGGGCCTCGGCTCCGTGGTGACCGAGCGGCTCGGCGCCGGCGGGCTGAACACCGGCGGGCTGAACATCGGCGCGCTGGAGCTGGGCGGCGACGACGCGGGACGGCTGGCCGTCACCGCGGCGCTGCCGATCGCCGGCACCTCCGTGCCCGCGACCGTCTACGCGGATCTGGCCGTGGCCGGCACCACGCTGACCATCACGCCGGCCGAGGTCGAGCTGTCCGCGCTGGGGCTGCGCGTCCCCGCGTCCCGGCTGCCGTCCGCGCTGGCCGGACCGCACACGGTGCCGTTGCCCGCGCTCCCGGCCGGGCTGGTCCTGCAGCGCGTCGCCGCCACCGCCGACGGCCTCGCGGTGACCGTGGCCGGCACCGGCATGAGCGCCGACGGGATCGGCACGCCGCATACCGACACCACCGGCACCTGCGAGGGTACGAACGAATGAGCACCATCGAGAGCGGCGTCATGCACCGGGTGATGACGCGCTGCGGCCGGTTCACCACGCGTCATCCGTACCCGGTGATCGTGGTCTGGCTGCTCCTCACCGTCACGATCGCCGCACTGGTCGTCGCGTTCGGCCGCCCGATCGACGAGGACGCCACCCTGCCCGGCAGCGCCGGGCAGCACGGACGCGAGGTGCTGGAGGCGCACCTCGGCGGCGCGGCCGACGCGAACGGCCAGGTGATCCTGCGCTCGTCCGGCGCCCGGCTGGACGAGCCCGCCACCGCCGCCGCGATCGCCGAGACCGCGGCCCGGATCGACGCGGTGGAGCACGTCAGCGCGGTCGCCCGGCCGGTGCTCAGCGCGGACGGGCTGACCGGATACCTGGACGTGTCGCTGGACGTCGGGCCGCAGGAGCTGACCAGGGCGACCACCGTCGAGATCATGGACGCGGCCGGTACGCCCGGGCTGGAGACGCTGCCCGGCGGCGCGCTGACCCGGGCGCAGGGCGGCACCGGCCACAGCGAGGCGTTCGGCGTCGTGGTCGCGCTGGCCGTGCTGGTGGTGGCGTTCGGCGGCCTGGTCGCCGCCGCGCTGCCGCTGCTCACGGCCGCGCTCGTGCTGATCATCGGGGTCGGCGCGATCGGCCTGGCCGGGCACCTCACCGGCATCCCGTCCGTGGCCACCACGCTCGGCACGATGATCGGTCTCGGGGTCGGCATCGACTACGCGCTGTTCCTGATCACCCGGTACCGCGCCCTGCTCGACCGCGGCCGGCCGGTGCGGGACGCGATCGTCGGCACGGTGGCGTCGTCCGGCAGCGCGGTCGTCTTCGCGGGCGGCACCGTGGTGGTGGCACTGTGCGGGCTGGGCGTGGCCGGCGTGCCGATCCTCGCCACGCTGGGCTGGACAGCAGGGCTGGTCGTGCTGGTCGCGGTCGCGGCCGCCACCACGCTGCTGCCCGCGATGCTGACGCTGCTCGGCCCGCGGATCGACGCGCTGCCGGTCCGGCGCCGGTCCCGGGCCGGCCGGGCGTCGGCGTGGGGCCGGCTCGCCGACCGGGTGATCCGCCGCCCGTGGCGGTACGCGCTGGCCAGCACCCTGCTGCTGCTCGTGCTGGCCGCGCCGCTGACCGCGATGACGCTCGGCCAGACCGACGCGGGCGACAAGGCGGCCGGCTCGGCCGAGCGCGCCGGCTACGAGGCGATGGCCGCCGCGTTCGGCCCCGGCATCAACGGCCCGATCACCGTGGTCGCGGAGCTGTCCCCGGCCGCGACCGGCCGCGACGACCCGCGGCTGACCGCACTGACCGGCGCGGCCGCGGCCGTGCCCGGCGTCACGCAGGCGAACCCGGCGCGGCTCGCCGAGGACGGCCTGGTCGCGTCCGTGCGCGTCATCCCCGGCACCGCACCGGGCGACCCGGCCACGCTGGACACCATCGACCGGCTGGCCGCGCTGGACGTGGACGGCGCCGCGATCTCGGTGACCGGGCAGACCGCGATCCGCGGCGAGCTGGCCGAGCGCGTCGGCGACCGCATGCCGCTGGTGATCGTGCTGGTGGTGCTGCTCAGCGGCCTGCTGGTGCTGATCGCGTTCCGGGCGCCGGTGGTGGCCGCGAAGGCCGCGGTGATGAACCTGCTGTCCGTGGCCGCGGCCTACGGCGCGCTGACCGCGGTGTTCCAGTGGGGCTGGGGCGCGGAGCTGATCGGGCTGGACGGGCCGGTGCCGATCGAGGCGTACGTACCGATGATGCTCTTCGCCCTGCTGTTCGGCCTGTCCATGGACTACGAGGTGTTCCTGCTGACCGCGGTCCGCGAGTCCTGGGAGCGCACCGGGGACAACCGCCGCGCGGTCCGGGACGGGCTGTCCGACACCGGCGTGGTGATCACCTCCGCCGCGCTGATCATGGTGTGCGTGTTCGCCAGCTTCGTGCTCAGCGACGAGCCGGTGATCAAGATGATGGGCCTGGGCCTGGCCGTCGCCATCGCGGTCGACGCCACGGTCATCCGCGGCCTGCTGGTGCCCGCCACCATGACCCTGCTCGGCGACGCCAACTGGTGGACGCCGCGCACCACCCGCCGCGCGCCCGAGTCCCCCGATCAAGCCCGGTGGGCGGTACCCTCCGAATCGGACGGAGCGGAACCGGCCCGCAGCGGGGGGAGCCCGGCATGACCGACCCGGCGACGCCGCAGACCGCCAGGGTGTGGAACTACTGGCTCGGCGGCACCGACAACTTCCCGGCCGACCGCGCGCTCGGCGACGAGATCGCCCAGGCGTTCCCCCTGGTCGTGGAGATCGCGCGGGCGACCCGCTCGGTGCTGACGCGCGCGGTCCGGCACCTGGTCGCGGAGGCCGGCGTCCGGCAGTTCCTGGACGTCGGCGCCGGCCTGCCGACCGCGGACAACACGCACGAGGTGGCCCAGTCGGTGGCGCCGGAGTGCCGCGTGGTCTACGTGGACTTCGACGCGCACGTCCAGGCGCACGCACGGCGGCTGCTGCGCGGCCACCCGGCCGGCGCCACCGACTTCGTCCACGCGGACCTGCGCGACCCGGCGACCATCCTGCGCGAGGCCGCCCGCACGCTGGACCTGGACCGACCGGTCGCGGTGATCCTCTCCGGCATCCTGGCGCACCTGCCGAGCGCGGCCGAGGCGCGCGCGGCCGTGCGGGCGCTGATGGCGCCGCTGCCCTCCGGCAGCCACCTGGTGGCCATCGACGGCGCGGACACCAACCCCGAGCTCAACGACGTGATGCGGATCTGGAACCAGACCGCCGACCCGCCGTACGAGATGCGCTCCCCCGCCGAGATCCGCTCCTACTTCGACGGGCTGGAGCTGCTCCCGCCCGGCCTGGTCGACGTCACGCTCTGGCACCCGGCGGGCGGCCCGGTCCCCCCGCTGGACAACCTCATCGGGGTGGCCCGCAAGCCATGACCCGCGAGCCCGGCGAAACTCTGCGAGAATGCCGGGCATGAGCGAGCTTGCGAGCGAATCATCAGCTCAGCGCCGACCACGGCGTGACGGCAGCGGGAAGGATAACGCGGCATGAGCGAGCTTGCGAGCGAATCATCAGCTCAGCGCCGACCACGGCGTGACTGCGGCGGGAAGGATAACGCGGCATGAGCGAGCTTGCGAGCGAATCATCAGCTCAGCGCCGACCACGGCGTAATTGCAGCGGGAAGGATAACGCGGCGTGAGTGACTCTGAGGAGAAGATGGGCCGGCGTGCGCTCTTCGGCCGGACGACGCTGCTGGCCGCGGGTGCCGCGGTCACGCTGCTGGGGCTGACCGGCTGCCCCGGCGGCGAGCAGGACGACGACGGTGACGACGACGACGGCGGCGATGACGACGACTAGCGGGACGCGGCCCCCGGCCTGAGCCGGGGGCCGCGCCACCTCAGCCGGTCATCGGCCGGTGATGGTGAACTGTGAGCCCGGCTCGATGACGACGTCGCCGTCCGCCGAGTTCGTGATGGTCACGTTGCTCAGCACCGCGTTGCCGCGCGCGCCGCCCATCGCCAGGATGCCCGCGCCGTTGTTCGACCGGTCGATCCGGACGTTCGTGATCTGCACGTTCGGCATGTTGCCGCCGCCGTTCTTGAACTGGATGCCGTCGTAGGTGGAGTCCAGGATCTCGGTGTCCCGGATGACCACGCCGGTGATGTCCCGCGTCTGCGGGTAGAGCGTGATCGCGCCGAACTCCTGGTCCTCGTTCCAGAACGCCCCGCCCGTACGGTGCAGGCCGTTGTTCGCGACCAGCGTGGTCCCGCCGAACGGCAGCGGGCTGTGGTCGGTGGCCAGCATGATCCCCGGGTAGGTCGCGGTGTCCGAGACGAGGTTGTTCTCCACCGCGTTGTCGATGCCGCCGTAGATCGCGATGCCGTTCGCCCGCCACGGCAGCTGCACCGTGTTGTTGACGAACCGGTTGTTCGACGCGATGTCGACGGCCTGGTCCCGCACGTACGGGTTCGCCCACACGGCCAGCGAGTCGTCGCCCGTGGTCCGGAACGACGAGTTGAACACGCGCGAGTTCTTCGTACCGTTGCTGAAGTTGATGCCGTCCGCGAACGTGTTCCGGATGCGCATGCCGGAGAACTCGACCGTGTTCGCCGGGTTCCAGTACGCGGGCGTGTCCGAGTAGTCCCGGCCGACCCAGGCGCCGACGTTCACGTGCTCGATCCACACGTTGCTGATCCGGGTGTTGCGCCCGAACCGCCCGTTGAGCCCGTGCCCGCGGTTCGCCCGGTTCTGCGTGTTGCCGAAGATCGCCAGGTCGGAGATCTGCGTGTTGTCGTCGATGTCGAAGCCGACGTTGCCCTCGTGCGGGTGGTTGATGCCGCCCACCACCTGGTGCGGCTGCGTGTCCGAGTAGAGCTGGCTGTGCCACATGCCGGCGCCGCGGATCACGACGTTGCGCAGGCCACGCTGGTTGTACTGGCCGCGGTTCGGGTCCGGGGAGAGGATCTTCTGCTCCTGGCGCCACCGGCCGGCCGGAATCCACACGCAGGAGATCACGCCGTTCTCGTCGTCGGTCACCGCGCGCTGGATCGCCGCGGTGTCGTCCTGGCCGTCGTTCGGCACCGCGCCGTACGTGGTGATCGAGGTGCAACCGGCCGGCTGGGACGCGGCCGGGGCGACCTGCTCCAGGTCGATGAGATCGATGATGTAGAACGCCGCGCTGTCACCGGCGTCGCGCTGCAGCTTGAACCGGGTGCCGGCCGGGTAGGACGTGCCCAGCAGCGCGTGCGACTCGTCGAACAGGCGCCGCGCGTCCGCGGACGGCGTGTTGGACAGGCTCTCGGTCTCGTCCGTGGTGCCGTAGAGCCAGCTGTTGCGCGAGGACAGCGTCAGCTTCCGGGAGAACTGGTCGTTGACGTACAGGCTGATGGTGTGGTCCTGGCCGCCGCCGTTCGGCGCGTCCGGCACCGAGTTGCGCACCACGATCGAGTTCGACGGCACCGTGGACGTGAACTCGACGAACTGTCCGGTGCTGGTGAGCCGCACCGACCTGCGCCCGGACGACTCCGACCCGAAGTTCGTGTGCCCGAACGTGCGCAGCGGGTCCGCCTCCACCAGCGCGCCGGAGTAGCGCGCGGCCTCCGCCTCGTACTCCGCGTAGGGCAGCGCGGCGCCGCGGCCCACGCCGATCGGGCGGGACAGCGCGTTGTTGGTCTCGTCCGTCTCCGCCACCGCGCCGGTCGCGTCCGCGGTGGCGGTCACGGTGGCGCCGCCGGTCGTCGCGGTCCAGGTCCCGCCGATCGGCACGGTGGCGGTCGCGCCCGCGGCCAGCGCCGGTGTGGCCCCGGTCAGCGTGGTGCCGCCCACCGTGATCCGGGTGGTCGAGGCGCCCGCGGCCGCGTTCCCCCGGTTGGCGACCGTCGCGGTGAACGAGACCGCGGTCCCGGCGGACGGGTTCGCCGGGCTCGGCGTGATGCCGGTGACGTGCAGGTCGGGCCCGGTCGGCGGCGGCGTCCACTCGCCGATCACCTGCAGCTCGCCGACCTGGCCGCCGGGCGCGCCGGTGTTCGCGGCGAACTGCAGCTGGAGGTCGGCGACCCGGCCGGTGACCGGGATGGTCACCGTGTTCTGGTTCGAGCCCGGGTCGAAGCGGTAGTCCGCGCGCGCCTTCAGCGAGGTGAACCCGGCCGCGCCCGCCGCCCGGCCCAGGACCTGAAGGCTCTGGGTACGCGCGGCCCAGATCGGGTCGGGGTTGAGTTTGACCACGACGGAGGTGACGTCGGCGTCCGCACCGAGCCGCACGGTCAGCGTGGCCGGGAAGCCGTTGGACTCCCAGTAGGTGCCGATGTTGCCGTCGTTGGCGTTCGGCGCGACGAACGAGAAGACGGTCGAGGACGCCTCGATCGGCTTCCCGGCCGCGAGATCCGCCGCCGCGGCCCGGGCGGGCGGTGCGGCGAGCGTGGTGAGCGTGGTGGTGGCGACGGTGAGCGCCGCCAGGAGATGCGTCAGTTTCATGGCGTCCTGCTTCCAGGGGGGAGGCCGTCACGATATTTCGTCCCTCGCCGCAGAAATTTCGATCACTTGCCGACTTCTTGCGGTCGAGGGCATTCAATGTTTCAGATATGTCACCGTTTCGTCAATGTCCCGCGCTGCCTGGGTGCACCGCACCCAGGCGACCCCGGGTGCTCCGCCATACAGTGATCCCATGGCACGATCACCGCTCGGCGACTTCCTGCGGCGGCGGCGCGACCAGGTCAGCCCCGCCGAGGTCGGGATCACCGGCACCGGCGTGCGGCGGGTGGCCGGGCTGCGCCGCGAGGAGGTCGCGATGCTGGCCGGCGTCAGCGTCGACTACTACGTGCGGCTGGAGCAGGGCCGCGAGCGCACCCCGTCCGCCCAGATGCTGGACGCGCTGAGCGGCGCGCTGCTGCTCGACGAGGACGCCCGGATGCACCTGTTCCGGCTGGCCGGCCTGGCACCGCGCGGCGGCGTCGACACCGGGCCGGAACGCGCGGACCCGGCGCTGCTGACGCTCATGGCCGCCTGGCCGGACAACCCCGCGCTGCTGTACGGCCGCGCCTACGACGTGCTGGCCGCGAACCCGCTCGCCGAGGCGCTGTTCCGGGGCTTCCCGTTCTCCCGCAACCTGATGCTGTCGCTGTTCCTCGACCCGGCCGCCCGCGCGTTCTACCGCGACTGGCCCGAGGCCGCCGCCAACGCGGTCGCCGGCTTCCGCCTAGCCTTCGGCGGCGCACCGCACCACCCGCGCCTCCGGGAGGTGCTGTCCACATTGACCGAGCACAGTGCGGAGTTCCGCACGCTCTGGGCCGAACACCGCGCGCGCGGCAAGTCCCTGGAGGTCAAGACGTTCCGGCACCCCGAGATCGGCGAGACCACGCTGCGCATGCACACGTTCGACGTGCGCTCCGCGCCCGGGCAGGAACTCGTCGTCTACCACGCGGAGCCCGGCACCCCGGCCGCCGACAACCTCCGGCTCCTCGCCACGCTCGCCGCCACCGCCCTGACCGAACGGCCCTGACCGCCCCGCTAGCCTGACCCGTCGGCCGCGCCGCGATGTTCGGCGTTCGACCCGCCTGGTGGTGACCGCCCGGTCAGCCGCCGGTGGCGTAGCGGATGCCGCCCAGCAGGTGGCCGAGCACGGCGGGCTCCGCGTAGGACTCGGCGGTGTGGCCGAGCGCGGTGTAGAAGGATCGGCCGCCCAGGGAGTCGTGACACCAGGCCAGCGGGTGGTCGGCGCCCATCGCGCCGCCGGTGTAGGACGTCTCGTCCACGCGCAGCAGCACACGCACCCGGTCGCGCGGGTTGGTGCGGAAGTCGTACCACTCATCGGTGCGTGACCAGACCGCGGGCAGGTGCGCGGTGGCCGGGTGCGCCGAATCCTCGACGAGCAGGCGGGCGGGCTGCACGTCGGGGTGCCTGTCGAACCGGGCACCGACCAGCTCGCCGAAGAACGGCCAGTCGTACTCGGTGGTGGAGGCGGCGTGAATGCCGGCGAAGCCGCCGCCGTCACGGACGTAGCGCTCCAGCGCGTCCCGCGCGGACGGGTCGGCGGAGATGGTGCCGCTGGTGCTGAGGAACGTCACGGCGGCGAACCCGGCGAGCTCCCCGGGCGTGAGCACCGCGGGGTCCTCGGTCGCCACGACCTCGAAACGGTGATCCCGGCCGAGCGCGGTCAGCGCCGCCACCCCGGCCGGGATCGAGTCGTGCCGGAAGCCCGTCGTCCGGCTGTACACCAGGATTCGCACCCGGCCGAGCCTAGCGGGCGGGTCCCGGCGCCGGCCTCGTCAGGCCCGGCCGTGACCGAATGTCAACGCCGGTTCGCGTTCTCTTTCCATCCCGTTACGGCCCGGTCGCGCGGTCACGCTGGGACGATACGGATAGGCGAGTACGTCACAACTCGTTGCACCCAGTGCAACGGTGCACTTAGTGTAAGAACGTGCAACCCACCGATCGCCGCGCCGCGCTCAAGGCGCGTCACCGTCGCGCGATCATCGACGCGGCGACCGCGCTCATCTCGGAGAGCGGTGCGGCCCGGTTCAGCGTCGATCAGCTCGCCGCGCGCGCGGACGTCTCCCGGCGCACGGTCTTCAACCACTTCTCCTCGATCGACGACATCGTCACCACCGCGTGCACCGACGTGCTCGGCGTCGTGGTGGACAACTTCCGCGCCGCGTTCAGCGCCAGCCCGGTCGAGCCGGGCAACCGCGCCTCCATGTTCGAGGCGGTCACCGCCGCGCTGCGGGCCACCGACGTGCCGAGCGTGATCGCGTTCATCTGGCAGGCGCTGGGCGGCTTCGGCCCCGGCGACCCGCGGCCGCAGCAGATCTTCCAGGCCACGTTCTCGCGTACCACCGATGAACTGGCCCGTGAACTGGCCGAACGCAACGCGGCCGAGGACTCGCTCGACGCGGAACTGCTGGTCAGCTCGCTCATGCACGGCGTCGAGGTGATCGCCCACCGGTGGATCACCGAGACCGGCGCCGCCACCGACGACGCGGCGCTCGCGCTCTGGGGCCGCCTGCTCGACCGGCTCATCGACAACGTCCGCACCGGCTACTGACCGTACGATCGAAAGCAAAGGGACCATGGCAGAGATGCTGTATCGCCTGGGACGCTTCAGCGCCCGGCGAGCCTGGGCAGTCCTGATCACCTGGCTGGTGATCCTGGGCCTGTCCGTCACCGCCTACTTCGTCGCGGGCGGCACGCTGTCGTCACAGGTGACGATCCCGGGCACGGAGACCGCGAAGGTCACCGACCAGCTCGCGGCGCGCTTCCCGGCCGCCAGCGGCGGCACCGGCACGATCGTGTTCCACACCGGCGACGGCGCGCCGTTCACCGCGGAGCAGCAGGCCGCGATCGGCGCGCTGCTGACCTCCACCGGCGAGCTGGACGGCGTCGCGACCACACGCGACCCGTTCGCCACCGCGCAGCAGATCGCCGCGCAGACCGAGCAGCTGACCGCCGGCCAGGAGCGGATCGACACCGAGCGGGCGAAGCTGGACGCCGGTCAGCAGCAGCTCGACGCCGGCCGGCAGCAGCTCGAGGCCGCGAAGGCGCAGGCACCGCCGCAGGCCCAGGCCCAGTTCGAGGCGCAGCAGGCGCAGCTCGACGCGCAGCAGGCGCAGCTGGACGCGGGCCGCACGCAGCTCGACGCGGAGGCCGCCAAGGTCGACGTCGGCCGCAAGCTGATCGAGATGTCCTCCGAGATCCGCACGGTCTCCACGGACAACACCACCGCGGTCGCCGCGGTCGTCTTCACCGACCGCCAGCTCGACGTCACGCCGGAGATCAAGGAGCGCGTCGTCGACCACGTCACCGGCGGCGTCCCGGCCGGCGTCGAGGCGGACTTCTCCAACGAGATCACCCAGACCGTCCCGCAGGTCTTCGGCGTCGGCGAGGCGGTCGGCCTGGTCGTCGCCGCGATCACGCTGATCGTCATGCTCGGCACGCTCATCGCGGCCGCACTGCCGCTGGTCGGCGCGCTGGTCGGCGTGGGCGTGGGCGTCACGCTGTCGCTGGCCATGTCCGGCGTCATCGACATGCTCTCGATCACGCCGGTGCTCGGCGTGATGCTCGGCCTCGCGGTCGGCATCGACTACAGCCTGTTCATCCTCAACCGGCACCGCCGGCAGCTGCTCGCCGGCATGGACGTGCACGAGTCGATCGGCCTGGCCAACGGCACCTCCGGCAACGCGGTCGTGTTCGCCGGCTCCACCGTGCTGGTCGCGCTGCTCGCGCTGAACATCACCGGCATCGGCTTCCTCGGCCTGATGGGCACGGTCGGCGCGATCTGCGTCGCGGTCTCCGTGATCATCGCGGTCACGCTCACGCCCGCGCTGCTCGGCCTGCTCAAGCTGCGCGTGCTCACCCGCAAGGCGCGCGCCACCATCGGCCAGCCGCACCACGACACCACGCCCACCACGCCGATGGGCACCGGCCGCGCGATCCTCACCGCGGTCGCGACGCTGGCCGTGCTGATCGTGGTGGCGATCCCGGCGCTGTCCATGCGGCTCGGCCTGCCGGACGGCTCCTCCGAGTCCGAGGACTCCACGCAGTACCAGGCGTACCAGCAGATCGAGGAGAAGTTCGGCGCCGGCGTCAACGGCCCGCTGCTGGTCGTGGCGGAACTGCCCGCCCCGGTCGCGGACGAGGAGGCCGCCCGTCCCGAGCAGGTCCGGATCGGCACCCTGCTGCTCGGCCAGCAGGACGTCACCGCGGTCGCGCCGGTCGGCCTCTCCGAGGACCGCAAGCTGCTCGCGTTCCAGGTCGTCCCCGCCGAGGGCCCGAACAGCGAGTCGACCGGCGAACTCGTCCGCACGCTGCGCGGCCTCTCCCCGGTCGAGGGGAACGTGACGCTCGGCGTGGCCGGCAGCGCCAGCGGCAACATCGACGTCTCCGAGCAGCTCTCCGACGCGCTGCCGCTCTACCTGAGCGTCGTGGTCGGC
It encodes:
- a CDS encoding ThuA domain-containing protein gives rise to the protein MRILVYSRTTGFRHDSIPAGVAALTALGRDHRFEVVATEDPAVLTPGELAGFAAVTFLSTSGTISADPSARDALERYVRDGGGFAGIHAASTTEYDWPFFGELVGARFDRHPDVQPARLLVEDSAHPATAHLPAVWSRTDEWYDFRTNPRDRVRVLLRVDETSYTGGAMGADHPLAWCHDSLGGRSFYTALGHTAESYAEPAVLGHLLGGIRYATGG
- a CDS encoding CARDB domain-containing protein is translated as MKLTHLLAALTVATTTLTTLAAPPARAAAADLAAGKPIEASSTVFSFVAPNANDGNIGTYWESNGFPATLTVRLGADADVTSVVVKLNPDPIWAARTQSLQVLGRAAGAAGFTSLKARADYRFDPGSNQNTVTIPVTGRVADLQLQFAANTGAPGGQVGELQVIGEWTPPPTGPDLHVTGITPSPANPSAGTAVSFTATVANRGNAAAGASTTRITVGGTTLTGATPALAAGATATVPIGGTWTATTGGATVTATADATGAVAETDETNNALSRPIGVGRGAALPYAEYEAEAARYSGALVEADPLRTFGHTNFGSESSGRRSVRLTSTGQFVEFTSTVPSNSIVVRNSVPDAPNGGGQDHTISLYVNDQFSRKLTLSSRNSWLYGTTDETESLSNTPSADARRLFDESHALLGTSYPAGTRFKLQRDAGDSAAFYIIDLIDLEQVAPAASQPAGCTSITTYGAVPNDGQDDTAAIQRAVTDDENGVISCVWIPAGRWRQEQKILSPDPNRGQYNQRGLRNVVIRGAGMWHSQLYSDTQPHQVVGGINHPHEGNVGFDIDDNTQISDLAIFGNTQNRANRGHGLNGRFGRNTRISNVWIEHVNVGAWVGRDYSDTPAYWNPANTVEFSGMRIRNTFADGINFSNGTKNSRVFNSSFRTTGDDSLAVWANPYVRDQAVDIASNNRFVNNTVQLPWRANGIAIYGGIDNAVENNLVSDTATYPGIMLATDHSPLPFGGTTLVANNGLHRTGGAFWNEDQEFGAITLYPQTRDITGVVIRDTEILDSTYDGIQFKNGGGNMPNVQITNVRIDRSNNGAGILAMGGARGNAVLSNVTITNSADGDVVIEPGSQFTITGR
- a CDS encoding SAM-dependent methyltransferase, with product MTDPATPQTARVWNYWLGGTDNFPADRALGDEIAQAFPLVVEIARATRSVLTRAVRHLVAEAGVRQFLDVGAGLPTADNTHEVAQSVAPECRVVYVDFDAHVQAHARRLLRGHPAGATDFVHADLRDPATILREAARTLDLDRPVAVILSGILAHLPSAAEARAAVRALMAPLPSGSHLVAIDGADTNPELNDVMRIWNQTADPPYEMRSPAEIRSYFDGLELLPPGLVDVTLWHPAGGPVPPLDNLIGVARKP
- a CDS encoding TetR/AcrR family transcriptional regulator, encoding MQPTDRRAALKARHRRAIIDAATALISESGAARFSVDQLAARADVSRRTVFNHFSSIDDIVTTACTDVLGVVVDNFRAAFSASPVEPGNRASMFEAVTAALRATDVPSVIAFIWQALGGFGPGDPRPQQIFQATFSRTTDELARELAERNAAEDSLDAELLVSSLMHGVEVIAHRWITETGAATDDAALALWGRLLDRLIDNVRTGY
- a CDS encoding MMPL family transporter produces the protein MLYRLGRFSARRAWAVLITWLVILGLSVTAYFVAGGTLSSQVTIPGTETAKVTDQLAARFPAASGGTGTIVFHTGDGAPFTAEQQAAIGALLTSTGELDGVATTRDPFATAQQIAAQTEQLTAGQERIDTERAKLDAGQQQLDAGRQQLEAAKAQAPPQAQAQFEAQQAQLDAQQAQLDAGRTQLDAEAAKVDVGRKLIEMSSEIRTVSTDNTTAVAAVVFTDRQLDVTPEIKERVVDHVTGGVPAGVEADFSNEITQTVPQVFGVGEAVGLVVAAITLIVMLGTLIAAALPLVGALVGVGVGVTLSLAMSGVIDMLSITPVLGVMLGLAVGIDYSLFILNRHRRQLLAGMDVHESIGLANGTSGNAVVFAGSTVLVALLALNITGIGFLGLMGTVGAICVAVSVIIAVTLTPALLGLLKLRVLTRKARATIGQPHHDTTPTTPMGTGRAILTAVATLAVLIVVAIPALSMRLGLPDGSSESEDSTQYQAYQQIEEKFGAGVNGPLLVVAELPAPVADEEAARPEQVRIGTLLLGQQDVTAVAPVGLSEDRKLLAFQVVPAEGPNSESTGELVRTLRGLSPVEGNVTLGVAGSASGNIDVSEQLSDALPLYLSVVVGLSLIILIFVFRSILVPVTATLGFVLSLFATFGGITAIFQWGWLGQIFDVHDPGPILSFLPTILIGILFGLAMDYQLFLVSGMREAYAHGSAARLAVRQGVHAGRVVVTAAAIIMISVFGGFIFSHTTMIRSIGFGLAFGVLADAFLVRMLLIPAIMHLLGRSAWWIPRWLDRILPNVDVEGAALERRHPSTPHETPENTGQAAPATPIP
- a CDS encoding LmeA family phospholipid-binding protein: MPKRQWIVAGALVAALAVPVAVDRTVAAVAENRVAALLSCATGATGDLDVTIGGFPFLTQLVRGAFDQVRLRADAVTVRDVALHDIDIEAHGLRGTSVDSLTATGVLAWSGLGSVVTERLGAGGLNTGGLNIGALELGGDDAGRLAVTAALPIAGTSVPATVYADLAVAGTTLTITPAEVELSALGLRVPASRLPSALAGPHTVPLPALPAGLVLQRVAATADGLAVTVAGTGMSADGIGTPHTDTTGTCEGTNE
- a CDS encoding helix-turn-helix domain-containing protein, yielding MARSPLGDFLRRRRDQVSPAEVGITGTGVRRVAGLRREEVAMLAGVSVDYYVRLEQGRERTPSAQMLDALSGALLLDEDARMHLFRLAGLAPRGGVDTGPERADPALLTLMAAWPDNPALLYGRAYDVLAANPLAEALFRGFPFSRNLMLSLFLDPAARAFYRDWPEAAANAVAGFRLAFGGAPHHPRLREVLSTLTEHSAEFRTLWAEHRARGKSLEVKTFRHPEIGETTLRMHTFDVRSAPGQELVVYHAEPGTPAADNLRLLATLAATALTERP
- a CDS encoding MMPL family transporter is translated as MSTIESGVMHRVMTRCGRFTTRHPYPVIVVWLLLTVTIAALVVAFGRPIDEDATLPGSAGQHGREVLEAHLGGAADANGQVILRSSGARLDEPATAAAIAETAARIDAVEHVSAVARPVLSADGLTGYLDVSLDVGPQELTRATTVEIMDAAGTPGLETLPGGALTRAQGGTGHSEAFGVVVALAVLVVAFGGLVAAALPLLTAALVLIIGVGAIGLAGHLTGIPSVATTLGTMIGLGVGIDYALFLITRYRALLDRGRPVRDAIVGTVASSGSAVVFAGGTVVVALCGLGVAGVPILATLGWTAGLVVLVAVAAATTLLPAMLTLLGPRIDALPVRRRSRAGRASAWGRLADRVIRRPWRYALASTLLLLVLAAPLTAMTLGQTDAGDKAAGSAERAGYEAMAAAFGPGINGPITVVAELSPAATGRDDPRLTALTGAAAAVPGVTQANPARLAEDGLVASVRVIPGTAPGDPATLDTIDRLAALDVDGAAISVTGQTAIRGELAERVGDRMPLVIVLVVLLSGLLVLIAFRAPVVAAKAAVMNLLSVAAAYGALTAVFQWGWGAELIGLDGPVPIEAYVPMMLFALLFGLSMDYEVFLLTAVRESWERTGDNRRAVRDGLSDTGVVITSAALIMVCVFASFVLSDEPVIKMMGLGLAVAIAVDATVIRGLLVPATMTLLGDANWWTPRTTRRAPESPDQARWAVPSESDGAEPARSGGSPA